A section of the Leptospira kobayashii genome encodes:
- the bfr gene encoding bacterioferritin: MKGKKEVLEILAEVLSAELTAINQYFIHAKLCKNWGYLTLAEYLRKESIEEMKHADEIIERILYLDGVPDLQKYMKINVGKTMSELFQHDLQLEYNAVERLNRGIDICVAGKDNGTRELLERILVSEEEHIDWIETQQNIIKDISLEKYLAEKLGE, translated from the coding sequence ATGAAAGGTAAAAAAGAAGTACTCGAAATTTTAGCCGAAGTTCTTTCCGCAGAACTTACCGCAATCAATCAATACTTTATCCACGCAAAACTTTGTAAAAACTGGGGTTATCTTACCCTTGCAGAATATCTGAGAAAAGAGTCCATCGAAGAAATGAAACATGCTGATGAGATCATCGAAAGGATTCTTTATTTGGATGGAGTTCCCGATCTTCAAAAGTATATGAAAATTAATGTCGGCAAGACGATGTCTGAATTATTCCAACATGACCTCCAATTGGAATACAATGCTGTCGAAAGATTGAACCGAGGAATCGACATTTGTGTGGCTGGCAAAGACAACGGAACCCGCGAATTATTGGAAAGAATTTTGGTTTCCGAAGAAGAACACATTGACTGGATCGAAACTCAACAGAACATCATCAAAGATATCAGTCTTGAAAAATACTTGGCTGAAAAATTAGGAGAATAA
- a CDS encoding thiolase family protein — protein MAKVFIHGPSLSPFGKFNGSHLGLSYQTVKDSVTEFGSHRLEFLIYASFSPDRYTKDFHLPAKLVQALGLKHPYAIRMETASSSGASALQLGVNLIQSGRYKHGLVVATEIMSQLNREENNLLLGSVLSDSQRNLGMSMAQGGAMITNRYLELYGYSKKDLFSISKKLHDNGLKNPIAQIKKNLSFEEYEKQPMITSPLGLYDISPLSDGSASVILSVDKSPVSVKGIGHGTAAFLAGGDPSFDASVHAFASAYKDAGVGPEEIQIAELHDAFTPFEIIGAEDAGLFGRGEALAKVISKITHPEGQLPINSSGGLKSRGHPVGASGLAQIVELCRSFQQREHLRLGLAHSIGGLATNNFATVLEHGK, from the coding sequence ATGGCTAAAGTTTTTATACATGGTCCTTCTTTAAGTCCATTTGGAAAATTCAACGGATCTCACCTTGGTTTATCTTATCAAACCGTAAAGGATTCTGTGACTGAGTTCGGTTCTCACAGACTGGAATTCCTAATCTATGCTAGTTTCTCTCCTGACCGATACACTAAAGACTTTCATCTTCCCGCAAAACTAGTACAGGCGCTCGGCTTAAAACATCCTTATGCGATCCGTATGGAAACAGCATCATCTTCCGGCGCTTCCGCACTGCAACTAGGTGTCAATCTCATTCAATCCGGTAGATACAAACATGGATTAGTGGTTGCGACTGAGATCATGTCTCAGTTGAACCGGGAAGAAAACAATTTACTGTTAGGCTCCGTTCTTTCCGACTCCCAAAGAAATTTAGGAATGTCAATGGCGCAAGGAGGCGCGATGATCACCAACCGTTATTTGGAGTTATATGGATACTCAAAGAAAGATTTGTTTTCCATATCCAAAAAATTACACGATAACGGATTGAAAAATCCTATTGCTCAGATCAAAAAGAACTTAAGCTTCGAAGAATATGAAAAACAACCCATGATCACAAGCCCGCTCGGGTTGTATGATATCTCTCCTTTGTCGGACGGATCCGCATCTGTGATTCTGTCCGTAGACAAAAGCCCTGTCTCAGTCAAAGGGATAGGGCATGGCACAGCTGCCTTCCTGGCGGGAGGAGATCCTAGCTTTGATGCAAGTGTCCACGCCTTTGCTTCCGCTTACAAGGACGCCGGGGTCGGCCCGGAAGAGATTCAGATTGCAGAATTACATGATGCGTTTACTCCTTTTGAAATCATAGGTGCCGAAGATGCGGGGCTTTTCGGAAGGGGGGAAGCTTTGGCGAAAGTAATCAGCAAAATCACCCATCCGGAAGGACAGCTTCCCATCAATTCCTCCGGTGGATTGAAATCCAGGGGCCATCCGGTGGGCGCTTCGGGACTTGCTCAAATTGTAGAATTATGCCGA